Proteins encoded by one window of Musa acuminata AAA Group cultivar baxijiao chromosome BXJ2-9, Cavendish_Baxijiao_AAA, whole genome shotgun sequence:
- the LOC135623582 gene encoding probable sodium/metabolite cotransporter BASS5, chloroplastic has product MIPRALGLKTPIPFPAIHARTSLPLLRRRTASLRFSSSSSSNDDKILLGRCVSAKAADSFEPDRSAKDAFRPSQEVRQDEISILKILKGANSIIPHVVLASTVLALVYPPSFTWFTTRYYAPALGFLMFAVGVNSSLKDFVEAFKKPDAIAAGYVGQFIIKPLLGYLFGSISVSLFNLPNSLGAGIMLVSCVSGAQLSNYATFLTDPPMAPLSIVMTSLSTATAVFVTPTLSLLLIGQKLPVDVKGMMSSIVQIVVAPIAAGLFLNRFLPRICAAIQPFLPPLSVFVTALCVGSPLAINMKAIISPFGVTIVLLLFAFHASAFISGYGFAGILFRRSADVKALQRTISFETGMQSSLLALALANKFFKDPLVGVPPAISVVLMSLMGFALVMIWSKGKQQVQPVKI; this is encoded by the exons ATGATTCCGAGGGCACTCGGCTTGAAGACGCCGATCCCTTTCCCCGCTATTCACGCGCGCACGTCTCTCCCCCTTCTTCGCCGACGAACAGCATCGTTacggttttcttcttcttcttctt CAAACGATGATAAGATTTTGTTGGGAAGATGCGTTTCGGCAAAGGCGGCCGATTCCTTCGAACCCGATCGAAGCGCTAAAGATGCATTCCGTCCTTCACAG GAGGTTCGGCAGGATGAAATCAGCATCTTGAAGATTCTAAAGGGAGCGAACTCCATTATCCCTCACGTAGTGCTTGCGAGTACAGTGTTGGCGCTTGTATATCCACCGTCTTTCACATGGTTTACAACCAG GTACTATGCACCAGCACTTGGGTTCTTAATGTTTGCCGTTGGTGTAAATTCAAGTCTCAAAGATTTTGTAGAAGCATTCAAGAAACCTGATGCAATTGCTGCTGGATATGTTGGGCAGTTCATTATCAAGCCTCTGCTTGGATACTTATTTGGCAGCATTTCAGTTTCTCTCTTCAATCTCCCTAATTCTTTAG GTGCTGGGATCATGTTAGTATCATGTGTTAGTGGAGCACAACTTTCAAATTATGCAACCTTTTTGACAGATCCACCAATGGCCCCATTAAGCATTGTCATGACATCATTATCAACTGCCACAGCAGTTTTTGTTACACCAACCTTATCTTTATTGCTCATTGGCCAGAAGTTGCCTGTGGATGTGAAAGGAATGATGTCAAGTATCGTGCAGATTGTAGTTGCACCAATTGCTGCAGGTCTTTTTCTAAACAG GTTTCTCCCAAGGATCTGTGCTGCAATTCAGCCTTTTCTGCCCCCATTATCAGTGTTTGTGACAGCTCTCTGTGTCGGTTCTCCTTTGGCAATAAATATGAAGGCAATCATTTCCCCTTTTGGAGTCACGATAGTGCTTCTTTTATTTGCATTCCACGCTTCGGCATTTATATCTGGTTATGGGTTTGCTGGTATCTTATTCCGTAGATCAGCAGATGTCAAAGCACTACAAAGAACCATATCTTTCGAGACAG GGATGCAAAGCAGTCTTCTAGCCCTTGCACTTGCAAATAAATTCTTCAAAGACCCTCTTGTCGGTGTGCCTCCAGCCATCTCG GTCGTCTTGATGTCTCTGATGGGTTTCGCTCTGGTGATGATATGGTCCAAGGGGAAGCAACAAGTGCAACCAGTTAAGATATAA
- the LOC135585140 gene encoding barley B recombinant-like protein D isoform X3, translated as MPQNQMKDHPALKIIALIAERDSAIQERELAISEKTAALAELDMALKERDAAFAKRDNAIMERDNAIAALRYAREKSYNGYNEQGCCSWCTPPLWTSHSHQDAHLDVHESPPQLADAPYDHIRQMHITEAYPISMVADYSEKEMKAKKITTSTQATPHKMSSKSPRKSKKGRGDDSNMLVSHANKHGKLKGQEIVRGKKDLNEVPTMTDTWRNCNLCFDEFSANELSVPAPVCSCTGKLRQCYRWGDFGWQSSCCTSSLSMYPLPVMPNKRHARMGGRKMSGSAFRKLLSCLAADGYDLSMAVDLKNHWAKHGTNRYITIR; from the coding sequence ATGCCTCAAAATCAAATGAAGGATCATCCTGCTTTGAAGATCATTGCCTTGATAGCTGAGCGGGATAGTGCTATTCAAGAACGTGAGCTGGCCATCTCTGAAAAGACAGCTGCTTTGGCTGAGCTTGATATGGCTCTGAAGGAACGTGATGCTGCATTTGCCAAGAGGGACAATGCCATTATGGAGCGTGACAATGCAATTGCTGCCCTTCGCTATGCCCGTGAGAAGAGCTATAATGGTTATAATGAACAGGGATGTTGTTCTTGGTGCACTCCTCCCCTATGGACAAGTCATAGCCATCAAGACGCACATCTCGATGTTCATGAATCACCACCCCAATTGGCAGATGCTCCATATGATCACATACGACAGATGCACATAACTGAGGCATATCCAATCTCAATGGTAGCTGATTACAGTGAAAAGGAAATGAAGGCTAAGAAGATCACTACCAGCACCCAAGCCACTCCACACAAGATGTCATCAAAATCACCGCGAAAAAGCAAGAAGGGTCGTGGTGATGATTCGAACATGCTGGTCTCACATGCAAATAAACATGGCAAGCTGAAGGGTCAGGAGATCGTCAGAGGTAAAAAAGATTTGAATGAGGTCCCTACGATGACAGATACATGGAGAAACTGTAATCTGTGCTTTGATGAGTTCTCTGCTAATGAATTGAGTGTGCCAGCGCCAGTGTGCTCCTGCACTGGGAAGTTACGGCAGTGCTATAGGTGGGGGGATTTTGGATGGCAGTCTTCTTGCTGCACTTCGTCACTGTCCATGTACCCACTTCCTGTCATGCCCAACAAGCGCCATGCTCGGATGGGAGGAAGGAAGATGAGTGGCAGTGCTTTTAGGAAGTTGCTCAGTTGCCTGGCAGCTGACGGCTATGATTTGTCAATGGCAGTGGATCTCAAGAACCACTGGGCTAAGCATGGCACAAATCGATACATCACCATCAGGTGA
- the LOC135585140 gene encoding barley B recombinant-like protein D isoform X2 has translation MVDGGHRQHKRHKPAQFRSIRNKDHPALKIIALIAERDSAIQERELAISEKTAALAELDMALKERDAAFAKRDNAIMERDNAIAALRYAREKSYNGYNEQGCCSWCTPPLWTSHSHQDAHLDVHESPPQLADAPYDHIRQMHITEAYPISMVADYSEKEMKAKKITTSTQATPHKMSSKSPRKSKKGRGDDSNMLVSHANKHGKLKGQEIVRGKKDLNEVPTMTDTWRNCNLCFDEFSANELSVPAPVCSCTGKLRQCYRWGDFGWQSSCCTSSLSMYPLPVMPNKRHARMGGRKMSGSAFRKLLSCLAADGYDLSMAVDLKNHWAKHGTNRYITIR, from the exons ATGGTTGATGGTGGACATAGGCAACATAAGAGGCACAAACCAGCTCAGTTCAGGTCAATTCGCAATAAG GATCATCCTGCTTTGAAGATCATTGCCTTGATAGCTGAGCGGGATAGTGCTATTCAAGAACGTGAGCTGGCCATCTCTGAAAAGACAGCTGCTTTGGCTGAGCTTGATATGGCTCTGAAGGAACGTGATGCTGCATTTGCCAAGAGGGACAATGCCATTATGGAGCGTGACAATGCAATTGCTGCCCTTCGCTATGCCCGTGAGAAGAGCTATAATGGTTATAATGAACAGGGATGTTGTTCTTGGTGCACTCCTCCCCTATGGACAAGTCATAGCCATCAAGACGCACATCTCGATGTTCATGAATCACCACCCCAATTGGCAGATGCTCCATATGATCACATACGACAGATGCACATAACTGAGGCATATCCAATCTCAATGGTAGCTGATTACAGTGAAAAGGAAATGAAGGCTAAGAAGATCACTACCAGCACCCAAGCCACTCCACACAAGATGTCATCAAAATCACCGCGAAAAAGCAAGAAGGGTCGTGGTGATGATTCGAACATGCTGGTCTCACATGCAAATAAACATGGCAAGCTGAAGGGTCAGGAGATCGTCAGAGGTAAAAAAGATTTGAATGAGGTCCCTACGATGACAGATACATGGAGAAACTGTAATCTGTGCTTTGATGAGTTCTCTGCTAATGAATTGAGTGTGCCAGCGCCAGTGTGCTCCTGCACTGGGAAGTTACGGCAGTGCTATAGGTGGGGGGATTTTGGATGGCAGTCTTCTTGCTGCACTTCGTCACTGTCCATGTACCCACTTCCTGTCATGCCCAACAAGCGCCATGCTCGGATGGGAGGAAGGAAGATGAGTGGCAGTGCTTTTAGGAAGTTGCTCAGTTGCCTGGCAGCTGACGGCTATGATTTGTCAATGGCAGTGGATCTCAAGAACCACTGGGCTAAGCATGGCACAAATCGATACATCACCATCAGGTGA
- the LOC135585140 gene encoding barley B recombinant-like protein D isoform X1, whose amino-acid sequence MVDGGHRQHKRHKPAQFRSIRNKIMPQNQMKDHPALKIIALIAERDSAIQERELAISEKTAALAELDMALKERDAAFAKRDNAIMERDNAIAALRYAREKSYNGYNEQGCCSWCTPPLWTSHSHQDAHLDVHESPPQLADAPYDHIRQMHITEAYPISMVADYSEKEMKAKKITTSTQATPHKMSSKSPRKSKKGRGDDSNMLVSHANKHGKLKGQEIVRGKKDLNEVPTMTDTWRNCNLCFDEFSANELSVPAPVCSCTGKLRQCYRWGDFGWQSSCCTSSLSMYPLPVMPNKRHARMGGRKMSGSAFRKLLSCLAADGYDLSMAVDLKNHWAKHGTNRYITIR is encoded by the exons ATGGTTGATGGTGGACATAGGCAACATAAGAGGCACAAACCAGCTCAGTTCAGGTCAATTCGCAATAAG ATAATGCCTCAAAATCAAATGAAGGATCATCCTGCTTTGAAGATCATTGCCTTGATAGCTGAGCGGGATAGTGCTATTCAAGAACGTGAGCTGGCCATCTCTGAAAAGACAGCTGCTTTGGCTGAGCTTGATATGGCTCTGAAGGAACGTGATGCTGCATTTGCCAAGAGGGACAATGCCATTATGGAGCGTGACAATGCAATTGCTGCCCTTCGCTATGCCCGTGAGAAGAGCTATAATGGTTATAATGAACAGGGATGTTGTTCTTGGTGCACTCCTCCCCTATGGACAAGTCATAGCCATCAAGACGCACATCTCGATGTTCATGAATCACCACCCCAATTGGCAGATGCTCCATATGATCACATACGACAGATGCACATAACTGAGGCATATCCAATCTCAATGGTAGCTGATTACAGTGAAAAGGAAATGAAGGCTAAGAAGATCACTACCAGCACCCAAGCCACTCCACACAAGATGTCATCAAAATCACCGCGAAAAAGCAAGAAGGGTCGTGGTGATGATTCGAACATGCTGGTCTCACATGCAAATAAACATGGCAAGCTGAAGGGTCAGGAGATCGTCAGAGGTAAAAAAGATTTGAATGAGGTCCCTACGATGACAGATACATGGAGAAACTGTAATCTGTGCTTTGATGAGTTCTCTGCTAATGAATTGAGTGTGCCAGCGCCAGTGTGCTCCTGCACTGGGAAGTTACGGCAGTGCTATAGGTGGGGGGATTTTGGATGGCAGTCTTCTTGCTGCACTTCGTCACTGTCCATGTACCCACTTCCTGTCATGCCCAACAAGCGCCATGCTCGGATGGGAGGAAGGAAGATGAGTGGCAGTGCTTTTAGGAAGTTGCTCAGTTGCCTGGCAGCTGACGGCTATGATTTGTCAATGGCAGTGGATCTCAAGAACCACTGGGCTAAGCATGGCACAAATCGATACATCACCATCAGGTGA
- the LOC135623583 gene encoding protein DECREASED SIZE EXCLUSION LIMIT 1-like isoform X2: MSVVSSRGDGEKRRPPPDPVAVLRGHRASVMDATFHPSRSFLFTGAADGELRIWDTVQHRTLSSTWAHGGAAGVYCVAISPSIGERVVRAEMGHVNAGRLRNLVSPGFNTPRGSMLMAVAGEESYQVKIWDLNSGQWLMCLPQISDSISTEPPIKRRGMCMAVQAFLSSESQGFLNILSGYEDGSMLWWDIRKPVTPLCSVKFHSEAVLSLALDGLCNGGISGAADNKVVLFHLDHQKGTCTIRKEISVDHPGTAGTSIRADSKIAATAGWDHRVRVYNYRKGNALAILKYHSGLCNAVTFSTDCKLMASCSQDSTVALWDLYPPRI, translated from the exons ATGAGCGTCGTCAGCAGCAGAGGCGATGGCGAGAAACGCCGGCCTCCGCCCGACCCGGTGGCAGTGCTGAGAGGTCACCGCGCTTCCGTCATGGACGCCACCTTCCACCCCTCGAGATCCTTTCTCTTCACTGG CGCCGCCGACGGAGAGCTGCGGATTTGGGACACCGTGCAGCACCGTACGCTCTCCTCCACCTG GGCTCATGGCGGAGCTGCAGGCGTCTACTGTGTTGCTATCAGTCCATCTATTGGGGAAAGAGTTGTGAG GGCAGAGATGGGACATGTAAATGCTGGGAGATTGAGGAATCTGGTCTCTCCAG GCTTCAATACACCTAGAGGATCAATGTTGATGGCTGTAGCTGGAGAAGAATCTTATCAG GTTAAAATATGGGATCTTAATAGTGGACAATGGTTGATGTGCTTGCCTCAAATTTCTGACTCTATTTCCACAGAACCTCCAATTAAACGAAGAG GAATGTGTATGGCTGTCCAAGCTTTTTTATCATCTGAATCACAgggatttttaaatattttatctgg TTATGAAGATGGTAGCATGCTTTGGTGGGATATAAGAAAGCCTGTCACTCCATTATGTTCTGTAAAATTTCATTCAGAAGCAG TTTTATCCCTTGCACTTGATGGATTATGCAATGGTGGCATATCTGGAGCTGCTGATAACAAAGTAGTGTTATTCCATCTCGATCATCAAAAG GGTACTTGTACTATTAGGAAAGAAATAAGTGTTGATCATCCAGGCACAGCTGGCACATCAATAAGAGCAGACAGTAAAATTGCAGCAACTGCAGGATGGGATCACAG AGTACGAGTGTATAATTATCGGAAAGGAAATGCCCTAGCAATACTAAAATATCACAGTGGTTTG TGCAATGCGGTGACGTTTTCAACCGACTGCAAGCTGATGGCATCTTGCTCTCAGGACTCGACTGTTGCATTATGGGATCTTTATCCTCCTCGTATCTAA
- the LOC135623583 gene encoding protein DECREASED SIZE EXCLUSION LIMIT 1-like isoform X1, producing the protein MSVVSSRGDGEKRRPPPDPVAVLRGHRASVMDATFHPSRSFLFTGAADGELRIWDTVQHRTLSSTWAHGGAAGVYCVAISPSIGERVVSQGRDGTCKCWEIEESGLSRKPLVTFRTNTYHFCKLSLVKSPSSTELLGQKSVDPLDGKSACSTNDREILDSEEGGQYFPDVNSDETSPKQIEGFNTPRGSMLMAVAGEESYQVKIWDLNSGQWLMCLPQISDSISTEPPIKRRGMCMAVQAFLSSESQGFLNILSGYEDGSMLWWDIRKPVTPLCSVKFHSEAVLSLALDGLCNGGISGAADNKVVLFHLDHQKGTCTIRKEISVDHPGTAGTSIRADSKIAATAGWDHRVRVYNYRKGNALAILKYHSGLCNAVTFSTDCKLMASCSQDSTVALWDLYPPRI; encoded by the exons ATGAGCGTCGTCAGCAGCAGAGGCGATGGCGAGAAACGCCGGCCTCCGCCCGACCCGGTGGCAGTGCTGAGAGGTCACCGCGCTTCCGTCATGGACGCCACCTTCCACCCCTCGAGATCCTTTCTCTTCACTGG CGCCGCCGACGGAGAGCTGCGGATTTGGGACACCGTGCAGCACCGTACGCTCTCCTCCACCTG GGCTCATGGCGGAGCTGCAGGCGTCTACTGTGTTGCTATCAGTCCATCTATTGGGGAAAGAGTTGTGAG TCAGGGCAGAGATGGGACATGTAAATGCTGGGAGATTGAGGAATCTGGTCTCTCCAG GAAGCCTCTGGTTACATTCAGGACCAACACATATCACTTCTGCAAACTTTCATTGGTGAAGTCCCCTTCAAGCACAGAACTATTGGGGCAAAAATCTGTTGACCCATTGGATGGGAAATCTGCTTGTTCTACTAATGACAGAGAGATTCTTGATTCAGAGGAAGGGGGCCAGTATTTTCCTGATGTAAATAGTGATGAGACATCTCCAAAACAAATAGAAG GCTTCAATACACCTAGAGGATCAATGTTGATGGCTGTAGCTGGAGAAGAATCTTATCAG GTTAAAATATGGGATCTTAATAGTGGACAATGGTTGATGTGCTTGCCTCAAATTTCTGACTCTATTTCCACAGAACCTCCAATTAAACGAAGAG GAATGTGTATGGCTGTCCAAGCTTTTTTATCATCTGAATCACAgggatttttaaatattttatctgg TTATGAAGATGGTAGCATGCTTTGGTGGGATATAAGAAAGCCTGTCACTCCATTATGTTCTGTAAAATTTCATTCAGAAGCAG TTTTATCCCTTGCACTTGATGGATTATGCAATGGTGGCATATCTGGAGCTGCTGATAACAAAGTAGTGTTATTCCATCTCGATCATCAAAAG GGTACTTGTACTATTAGGAAAGAAATAAGTGTTGATCATCCAGGCACAGCTGGCACATCAATAAGAGCAGACAGTAAAATTGCAGCAACTGCAGGATGGGATCACAG AGTACGAGTGTATAATTATCGGAAAGGAAATGCCCTAGCAATACTAAAATATCACAGTGGTTTG TGCAATGCGGTGACGTTTTCAACCGACTGCAAGCTGATGGCATCTTGCTCTCAGGACTCGACTGTTGCATTATGGGATCTTTATCCTCCTCGTATCTAA